The Aeromonas jandaei genomic interval GGGTCTGGTGGGCTGCCATATCTGCGGCGCCCTGAGCGAGGCGGGCAGCCACAGCTGCCAGCGCTGCGGCGGCAAGTTGCATGCCCGCAAACCGGGCGGACTGAACCGCACCTGGGCCCTGCTCATCACCTCGGCCATTCTCTACATCCCGGCCAACGTCTACCCCATCATGGACACCGTCTTTCTCGGCGATGACAGCCCCTCCACCATCCTCGGCGGCGTGGTGCTGCTCTGGGCGATGGGCTCCTACCCCATCGCAGCCGTCATCTTCTTTGCCAGCGTGGTAGTCCCGCTGGTGAAGATCCTGGCGCTGTTCTGGCTCTGCTACATGGTGCAGAGCGGCCATGCCGAGTCGCCGCTCGGCAAGCTCAAGCTCTATCGCATGACCGAATTTGTCGGACGCTGGTCGATGATCGACGTCTTCGTGGTGGCCATCCTGGCGGGCCTGATCCGGCTCGACAACCTGATGACCATCTACCCCGGCCCTGCGGCCGTCGCATTTGCAGGCGTGGTGCTGATCACCATGGTCGCCGCCATGAGCTTCGACTCGCGCCTGATCTGGGATTTACAACAAGGAGAACGCGAACGTGAGTGAGCGTAAAACAAGGTGGAAACCGGGCTCTGACTTTCTGAGCTCCGCCGCCGCAATCTGGATGGTGCCTCTGCTGGCGCTGTTCATCGGTCTCTGGATGCTGTTTCAGCACTGGTACTCCCAGGGCCCGAGCTTCACCCTGACAGTCGCCACCGCCGAAGGCATAGTGGCAGGCAAGACGGAGATCCGCTCGCGCGAGGTCACCGTCGGCCGCATCGATGCCGTCCAGCTGAGCGATGACTACAGCCACGCCGTGCTCAAGGGGCGCCTGACCAACGACGCCGCCAGCATGCTGCGCGGCGACAGCAAGTTCTGGGTGGTCAAGCCCAGGGTCGGCCGTGAAGGGGTATCGGGTCTCAGCACCCTGCTCTCCGGCGCCTATATCGAGCTCTCCCCCGGCAAGAAAGGGAAGGCACGCGACGAGTACGCAATGCTCGACAAGCCGCCGCTCTCCTCCATCAATGCCAAGGGGCTGCGCCTCTCCCTCTCCAGCCGTGAAGCCAAGGCGCTTGGCGAGGGCTCGCCCATCAACTACCAGGGCTTCACCATAGGTCAGGTAGAAGAGGCGAAGTTCCTGCCCGAGAAGCGGGAGATGCAGTATCAGATCTTCATCAACGCTCCCTACGACATTCTGGTGAGCAGCAACTCCCGCTTCTGGCTGACCCCGGGCTTCGAGGTCTCCATGAGCAGCGAAGGGATGAAGGTGAAGATGGATTCGCTGGAGAGCCTGATCGACGGCGGCATCACCATGGGCCTGCCTGCCGGCTGGTCACCGGGTGATCCGGTCAAGCAGCACGACGAGTTCACCCTGTTCCAGGATGAGGCGAGCGTGCTGGCCGGTAGTCTGGATCAGTTCATCGACTACGTCTTCCTGTTCGACGACAACGTGGCGGGTCTCCATCCTGGCGCGGCGGTGCAGTATCGCGGCATCCGGGTCGGCACCGTCATCTCGGCGCCCTACATGATCGAGGAGAAGGGGGTTCGCATCTTCCAGAACCGCCAGATCCCGGTACTGGCCCGCATCGAGGTACAGCGTCTCTCCCACCGTTATGCCAAGGCGGAGAAAGATCAGTGGCGCGCCCTGTTCAGCAAACAGTTCAAGGAGGGGTTGCGGGCCAGCCTCAAGACCTCGAGTCTGCTGACCGGCGGCAAGATCATCGATCTCAACTTCTACCCCACGGCGCCCCGCTTTGATCAGGTCAAGCTGGCCGGCTATCAGGTCTTCCCGACCGTGCAGGGCGGGCTGGATCAGATCGAGCGCAAGGTGAACCTGATCCTCGACAAGTTTGTCGACATGGATATGGCCACCACCCTGACCAAGGTCAACAGCTCGCTCTCGACGCTGGATGGCACCCTGAAGAACATCAGTGCGGTCAGCGCCAATCTGGACAAGCTCACCGCCAAGGACTCCACCCAGCAGCTGCCGGCGTCGCTCAACGAGAGCCTCAAGCAGTTGCAGGAGACCCTTCAGGCCTATGATGCCCAGTCGCAAACCAATCAGGATCTGCGTCAGTCGGTGCAGACCCTCAACCAGCTGATGCGCGAGCTGCAGCCGCTGGTGCACTCTCTCAACGAGCAGCCGAGTTCGCTGATCTTCGATCGCGTCCGTCCCCGGTGCCCTGAACCCAAGCGAGGCACACCATGAAAAAGTTCATCCTGACGCTGGCGCTGACCGGCCTGCTGGCCGGGTGCAGTGGCACCCAGCCCGCGCTGCACTACTACTCCCTCGCCGCCGACAGCCAGCAACCGGCAGCGGCGCCGGTTACCCCGCAGCACCAGCTGGTGCTGCGCCCCATCGCGCTGGCGGGCCAGCTCGACCGGATCAGTCTGGTCTATCAGCTGGAGGGGCAGGAGCTCCACTTCACCGAGTACCACCGCTGGGCCGGTTCGCTCGACGATCAGCTCAACCAGCTCACCCTCAACGGCCTCTCCACCCGCCTGCCGGGCTGGGTCGTTCGTCAGGATGGCGGCCGCAAGGGCCCGGTGCTGACCATTCTGGTCGAGCGCTTTCAGGGTCGTCACGATGGCCGCGCCGTGCTGAGCGGGCGCTGGCGCCTGCTGGCGGAAGATGGCTCGGTACTGCGCGAAGCCCCCTTCAATCAGGTGCGGGTACTGCCGGCCGATGGCTACAACGCGCTGGTCAGCGAGCTGGGTCTGGGCTGGCAACAGCTGCTCGACCAGATTGCCGACGAGGTACGCAAGCAGGGCTGAACACCGCAAGCTGCGAGCATCAGATAAAAAAAACGACGCCAGTTGGCGTCGTTTTTTTATGGGCGCAAGTCAGAGGCGACTTATGCCTTGGCGGGCAGGCTCAGGCGAGCAACAGCTTCGACGTGCATGGCGTGGAGGAGGAACATGTCAATCGCTCCGCGCCAATGTCCGATTACGCTTTCGCTGGCAGGCTCAGGCGAGCGACAGCTTCGACGTGCATGGAGTGCGGGAACATATCGACCGGCTGCACCTCGTCCAGCACGAAGCCCTGCTTGACCAGCCAGGCGAGATCGCGGGCCAGGGTCTGCGGGTTGCAGGAGACATAGACCAGACGACGGGGCGCCATGGCCACCAGGGTCTGCAATACGGCCTTGTCACAGCCTTTGCGCGGCGGATCCATCACCACCACGTCGGCGCTCACCCCTTCGGCGTGCAGGGCAGGCATCAGCTGCTCCGCCTTGCCGACGTGGAACTCGGTCTGCTCGATGCCGTTGAGGGCCGCATTGCGACGGGCATCGCTGATGGCGCTCTCGACCGACTCGATCCCCACTACCTTGGCGGCCTTGCCGGCCAGGAACAGGGAGATGGTGCCGATACCGCAATAGATGTCGAACACCGTCTCGTTGCCGGTCAGCTCGCAATACTCCAGCGCCTTGGAGTAGAGCACGTCGGTCTGGCTCGGGTTGTTCTGGAAGAAGGAGAGCGGCGAGATCTCGAATTCGAGCTCGTGGATCTTGTCGCGGATCACCCCGCTGCCCAGCAGCACCCGGTTGTTATCGCCCAGAATGCGGTTGGTGCGCGCCTCGTTGATGTTCTGCACCAGGGTAGTGATCGGCAGATCCTGCAGGGCCGCCAGCAGCTCG includes:
- the pqiB gene encoding intermembrane transport protein PqiB translates to MSERKTRWKPGSDFLSSAAAIWMVPLLALFIGLWMLFQHWYSQGPSFTLTVATAEGIVAGKTEIRSREVTVGRIDAVQLSDDYSHAVLKGRLTNDAASMLRGDSKFWVVKPRVGREGVSGLSTLLSGAYIELSPGKKGKARDEYAMLDKPPLSSINAKGLRLSLSSREAKALGEGSPINYQGFTIGQVEEAKFLPEKREMQYQIFINAPYDILVSSNSRFWLTPGFEVSMSSEGMKVKMDSLESLIDGGITMGLPAGWSPGDPVKQHDEFTLFQDEASVLAGSLDQFIDYVFLFDDNVAGLHPGAAVQYRGIRVGTVISAPYMIEEKGVRIFQNRQIPVLARIEVQRLSHRYAKAEKDQWRALFSKQFKEGLRASLKTSSLLTGGKIIDLNFYPTAPRFDQVKLAGYQVFPTVQGGLDQIERKVNLILDKFVDMDMATTLTKVNSSLSTLDGTLKNISAVSANLDKLTAKDSTQQLPASLNESLKQLQETLQAYDAQSQTNQDLRQSVQTLNQLMRELQPLVHSLNEQPSSLIFDRVRPRCPEPKRGTP
- a CDS encoding PqiC family protein, with product MKKFILTLALTGLLAGCSGTQPALHYYSLAADSQQPAAAPVTPQHQLVLRPIALAGQLDRISLVYQLEGQELHFTEYHRWAGSLDDQLNQLTLNGLSTRLPGWVVRQDGGRKGPVLTILVERFQGRHDGRAVLSGRWRLLAEDGSVLREAPFNQVRVLPADGYNALVSELGLGWQQLLDQIADEVRKQG
- the rlmD gene encoding 23S rRNA (uracil(1939)-C(5))-methyltransferase RlmD; translation: MPLVGHQHQIEILELTDKGDGKGRLFDRPLFVEGLLPGEQALVELTEVKPNYLHGKVAELLQPSADRVADFCPNTECGGCQVRPLAYPAQLKLKQSLVQSALEQVGLGEAVVNPILGMETPFAYRNKAQYAVRGCDAGAEIGFYRKHSHDLITADDCAVQDSLHVELNARVRNWMRAHEIKAYDEVNHTGCVRNLMTRKGFKSGELMVVLVTLSEELPFEAELLAALQDLPITTLVQNINEARTNRILGDNNRVLLGSGVIRDKIHELEFEISPLSFFQNNPSQTDVLYSKALEYCELTGNETVFDIYCGIGTISLFLAGKAAKVVGIESVESAISDARRNAALNGIEQTEFHVGKAEQLMPALHAEGVSADVVVMDPPRKGCDKAVLQTLVAMAPRRLVYVSCNPQTLARDLAWLVKQGFVLDEVQPVDMFPHSMHVEAVARLSLPAKA